In Leclercia adecarboxylata, the sequence CACGGGCTTTATGCCATTGCTGCACTGATGAAAGCGGTAGAACAGGGCAGGGAAGTGACCAGTCTGTCACAGTGTTGCAGATCATATCTGCCAGGCGCACCAAAGTGCCGTAAACAAGCTCTGTGCGCAGATCCGCCACCATGCGCTTTTCGCGTAGTGATGCCAGATAATCAATCTCTTTGGTAATGTCAGAATTTAAGCGGGTCTGGTAATCCATGATGTACTCCTTTGCGCGCCGATACCGGCAATTTTGATAGGGGCCGAAACCCCTATGCCTTATATGTACAGCCCCCGCATGGCAGGGGCTTGCCCGTCAGAACGTCATGTTAAATACATGCCCGTCATAGAATCTGAATTCGCCCATAAACAGATCACGCGCATAAGCCTCAAGGTCAAAATAACGCGCTACGCAATCAGGTATACCATTCAGCAAGCCGCTAATATCCAGATATTCCTGTGCGTACGTTTCCTCATCCTTAGCCTCGCCCATGTAGGCATTATCAAACTGGTCATAATCAGTGCTGCTGAACAGTTCGACAAACGCCAGAAACGCCGCCTCCCGGCCTTCCTCGCTGGCTTGTTTAAAGCCGTCGATGAATTCCCATTTAATGTGACCCTCTGACGCCATATCTGCCGGAAAACCCTCCCAGTCTTGAAACATAAACTCAGGATCAGCTTCATTGGCGTGCAGCTCGCGGCAGCGCTCATAAAATTCCTCAGAACTGTCAAATTCAGTCAGATCGAGCCAGGCTCCGGCAATGCTTCCGCAGTTGTATTTATGGTAGGTGCCAACATAAACAGCAGGGGTAGTTACAGTAGACATGGTTTACTCCTTTAAGCGCCGATACCGGCAATTTTTCGGGCGGCGGTGTTGCCTCCCGATGATTTAATTATCGGTGATTATGCCTTTAAAGTCAATACAAGTACGGAATATATTTACCTGTTTTTTTTATGCCCGTCAGGGCATGGAAGGCGACCGCGCCGGACTCCACCGGACACCGGGGGCAAATCGCCGGAAACTGCGGCGCTGACCGGCGCGCCCGGCCAACCCCCCTCCCTGCTAAGCCATAACCCCCTCACCGCCACGCAGCTGCCGCACGTCCCCCACGGGGGTGCGCAGTGGGCGCCGCGCGCCTGCGCGCGGGAACGGCGGCCCGCCTGCGGGTCGCGGCGCCGTACTGCGAGTTACCGGGCGCCACGCGGCCGGTTACGGGGGACACCGCACCGCACGGCCAGCTGATGGGTTGCCAAGCGGAGCGCGGAGGCCGCAGGCCGGAGGCGTCAGTGACAGCTGCCCGCAGGGGCGAGACGCGTAGCGGCTCGATGCGCAGCACAGCAGAACGGCCCCGGAGGGGTGACGTCCGGGGTAAGGTTTTGTTAATCAACGTAGCGCCAGACATGCGAAGGCACTTTGTCCCACAGCTTGCCTGAAACAATTTCAGCGCGCCGGTGATCAGCAGCAGACTCAAAAGCGCCATAATCGCACTCTGGCACCTGGTCACGATCCAACATCGACTGATAGACCTTTTCCAGCGTATCGCGCTGGCGGCAAGCCCTGAAGCGCATCAGATAGTATGAGCGACGGGCTTTGTATTCGAAGTTTGACAAGGGAAGCATCCATTTCGGTAAGCGGCAGGCGAAGCCTGGCACATTTAGAGGTTTTGAGTTTATCACGGCCAGAGAACGCCTAAATCGCCCTCTGAGCGCTTCAACTAAAAAAGGCGGGGATTACCCGCCTTTTTCCTTACAGCTGCTTACGAGGCTTTTTGCGCGTCATATACAGCGGTAACGCGCAGTCAATGGCGTATAAAAAGCACGCCAGCGCAGCACATCCAAACAACAACGCCAGCGGGCCATTATCGGCATTGCTAAAAATACCCGTAGCAGCACACAGACCTAATACAGCAGCGATGGCGCATGAGAGCTGAACCATTTCACGCATACCGGCACGAACCATAAACCAGGGCAGGGCGAGAGCGGCAGCGCTGGCAAACAGCGCGAGGGGGATTAAAACGAAAAGATAGTGCATGTGATATTCCTCATTGAATGCCGATACCGGCGATTAATCGGGGGCGGTGTTGCCTCCCGATGATTTAATTATCGGTGATTATGCCTTTAAAGTCAATATAAGTACGGAATATATTTATATATATTTACCCCCCGTTTAGGGGGGTATCCAGTTTATTTTTTACTGATCGCGGCGGCTGCCTGGTGAATCGCTGATTGCAGGCCGTGGCTAAAATACTCGTTACCAACGTTCCACAGCTTGCCGGAACGAAAAGCCGCAACGGTGCAATCATCCCCAATCACCGTTTTATAACGGCTTTTAACGCTTGCGATCGCTTCCTCGATCAGAGCATCGGAGCATTCACGCGAGGTGAAAAGGTAGTTAACGCCGCCATAAACTTTATTGAATGGGTCGTTACCGTACTCATACATATCCGTCATACCGTCAAAACGGCCTTCCTGAAAACGGCTGATTATGGCGTCCACTTCTTCGGTTGTCGGGCCGTCTGTCCAGCCCACATTGATGCAGGAATAATCACGCATACGCACCGAAAATTTAATACCTTTGAAATGCTTTTTCAGCAGCAGGCGGATATTTTTTGCCGCCAGTTTCGCCGTGCTGGGTTCGTCTTTCTTGGTCAGTAAATCCTGATAGTCTGGATTCGTTGATACCTGCTCACGGCTGCGCTGTTCTTCCTCTGCCTTGCGCGCGGCTTCTTCTTCGCGGCGCTGCTTACACACGCGAACGATTTCGCGGCGGCGGCGGATTTCATCAAGTGACAGTGTTTTATCTGTTAGCGTCCAGCCAAAGCGCGCATTGATCCGGGCTTGCGCAACGGTGAACGCGGTCGGTAATTCGAGGTTTAAGAGGGTGTAGGAGATTTCGCCATCAGAGAGAGTTACTTCACTGACTGCAACCTCATCATTGAGATGTTTCAGGCACTGACCAACTTTCAGTAATTGAGTGTTCATGTAGGACTCCTTTAGCGCCGATACCGGCAATTTTTCAGGCGGCGGTATTGCCTCCCGATGATTTAATTATCGGTGATTACGCCCTTAAAGTCAATACAAGTACGGGATATATTTACCTGTTTTTATGCCCGTCAGGGCATGGAAGGCGACCGCGCCGGACTCCACCGGACACCGGGGCCAAATCGCCGGAAACTGCGGCGCTGACCGGCGCGACAGGCCAAACCCCCTCCCTGCTAAGCCAAAACCCCCTCACCGCCACGCAGCTGCCGCACGTCCCCCACGGGGGTGCGCAGTGGGCGCCGCGCGCCTGCGCGCGGGAACGGCGGCCCGCCTGCGGGTCGCGGCGCCGTACTGCGAGTTACCGGGCGCCACGCGGCCGGTTACGGGGGACACCGCTCCGAACGAAAAAAGGCACCCCATTGGGTGCCTTAATCTGTTTATCAGCTTCAGATTTCTGTTGAGCCGATCCATTGATTTTCCAGGTAAGCATTAGCGCCGTCCTGTATACCTTCCGGCTGTACTTTGCTTAAAAGCTCATGAGTCCATCCGCCATCTGGCGCTTTTTGACTGTAAATTTCATTTCCTTCCAGACTCTTGATAATGAGCCTGCTGTGTTTTACGGGGGTCAGAATGTCTGGTTCGCCCGCCCGCTGGTCTGTTATGTAATGCAAACGCAGCTCCTGTAGTGTGGCTAATTTTATGCCCGGCTATTGCCGGGCAGGGGATTAAAGCGGGGCGTAACGCATGAGTTCACGCTCCAGATCTTCTTTAAAATCCTTCTCAAAATCCCAGGCACGCCAGATAAGCAGGCCTGTTTCTTTGCAACGGATTTCAACCTGGTGATCGTCATATTTGGATACTGCCGCAATTTTAACGTTAACCTGCGTCACCGGACGCTCAGCCAGCATTTGCTCTATTGCCTTTCTTTCCATTTCCATACTCCTTAAATACTGCCGATACCGGCAATTTTTCGGGCGGCGGTATTGCCTCCCGATGTTTTAATTATCGGTTATCGCGCCTTTAAAGTCAATACAAGTACGGAATATATTTACCTTTACTTATATCCGTCAGGGCATGGAAGGCGACCGCGCCGGACTCTACCGGACACCGGCCGCAGGGGAATTAAAGGCTTTGCGCGTCCAGGAGATTCACCTGGGCCGGGGTAACGTGAAATTTTTCCCCTTTGTGGATCACGTTATCTGGCGCGGTTATTTCATCACTGATAAAGCTCACCGGATAACGTTTTTTTCCGCAAATCCGCTCGCTAAACCATGCCACTTTTGCCGCTGGCCTATCGAGTGGATGAACAATCATACCCGCCATGCTGCAACCCGTGGCGGGTTCGTCCAGCGTGATGCTTACCGGGACTGTATCCCGGTAAAAGAACTTAACCGGCGGCGCTGCTGCCTGCGTAGCGGCTGAGAGCAACGCCAGCCCGATAACCGCTATCCGATTAATAAGCATTTTATTCCCCTTACTCATGCTGGCTTATCACCTTGCCAGCTGTTACCAGTTTACGAAAGTCGCTTTCATGAATTTCACGCCCATGCTCAAGCGCTGAATACACGTTGCCGATTAGCCAGTTACCAGGCGTTTTTGTCTCGGTATACCACCATGCTTCCGTCAGAATAAGCAGCGGCTCGCTATCCTCGCCCTTTTCATAAATCCAGATTTTAGTGACGTCTTTACCCGTTTCGTTACTGCCCTGGATAGTCGGGTCAAAGGTATGATCGATTTCTATATCGAAGTAACGCTGAAGGAAGTTGGTAAAGTGCATGACGACTCCTGTTTGCGCCGATACCGGCAATTTTTCGGGCAGCGGTATTGCCTCCCGATGATTTAATTATCGGTGATTATGCCTTCAAAGTCAATATAAGTACGGAATATATTTACCTGTTTTTATGCCCGTCAGGGCATGGAAGGCGACCGCGCCGGACTCCACCGGACACCGGCCGCAAATCGCCGGAAACTGCGGCGCTGACCGGCGCGCCCGGCCAACCCCCCTCCCTGCTAAGCCATAGCCCAGCTCGCCGCCACGCAGCTGCCGCACGTCCCCCACGGGGGTGCGCAGTGGGCGCCGCGCGCCTGCGCGCGGGAACGGCGGCCCGCCTGCGGGTCGCGGCGCCGTACTGCGAGTTACCGGGCGCCACGCGGCCGGTTACGGGGGACACCGCACCGCACGGCCAGCGCCCCGCTGAGCTGCACGATCCACGGATAATGCAAAGTAGGTTGTAGGGGAAGTGGCCGTCAGCTGGGGAAGGGGTTGTCAAGCGCAGCGCGGAGGCCGCAGGCCGGAGGCGTCAGTGACAGCTGCCCGCAGGGGCGAGACGCGTAGCGGCTCGATGCGCAGCACAGCAGAACGGCCCCGGAGGGGTGACGTCCGGGGTTCCGCTTTTAAGCATTTTTGAATGCTCTGGCGATACCGCTGATGCAGAATAAAATCACACCTGTGCCGCCTGTAACACCGAAAGTGGAAACCCAGGCATTCCACGCGTGTTTCATGCTTGCGCCGTCTCCCGGCTGAAAATAGTTCCAGTACACCATGCCAGCGATCACTGATATAGCTATGCAGACAACCGCCCAGGCTAACTTTAGATTTTCCTTCGTTGATGCTTTCATACCTGCCACCTTATTCAGATACGTTAATGCTCAGCTTTTCTGCCAGCTTTTCGCCAGATAAAAAAACGCATATCCATTTCCCGGTCACTAAGAAAACGGACGTCGCCGCTCGTCCTTCAATATCTGACCTGTCCTCAGTGTGGGATATTAACTCGCGCTGGATGATGTGCGTCTCGCCTCTATCATCCTTTACGGCGATTAAACCCCCTATAGAACAGGGATTGCTACTACTAATGTTGGTGCTGTTTTCGATTTTGTTCAGCATAGTTTTCCCTCAACTATTGCGATGTAAGCGACTTAAAGAAATCAGACGCCTTGAGAATATCGCTATCCTGGAAGGCGGGGAACGTCGCTTCTGTCAGCTCCTGCGCGCTATCTGCCCGTATAACGGTTTCATCGCGGATCATCGTTCGCTTAACGCCATCAGCCTGTTTTTTGCTGAATGAATGGCGAAAAACAACCGTATACTTGCCGCCATTATCCTGATGAACAGCAGTATCCCAGCGATGATTACCCTGTTTGCGAAAGTGGTGATAGATTTGCTGGCCGTAGCGCTCCTGATCGGAATTACGGTAATCGAACATTAACAGTTCCAAAAGCATTAACCGGGCTGGCAATTGCCAGGCGGTTGGTTGTTGAAGTGTCGCTAACATAGTTCCTCCTGAGCGTGACGGTCACGATAAGGCGGGCATTGCCCGCCTGGTTATCAGTTAATCAATGGCACGATAAATGCGGTTCTGGCTTTCTATCTCCAGCGTATTCACGTACTCACGCAACAGGTGATACCGGTTAGCCATCGTTTCGTTCAGCTCGGCTTTGCCTTCTTCATATGCCAGCCCGCAAAAGTAGCTGTAGGCGTACAGGCAAACAATAATCCCCACTTCGCGCGGGCTGCATTCATCTTCAAAATAGTTAGGCAACGAGAGCCAAAGAGAGTGGGGCGCTTCGATAAAAAATGCGCCATTACTGGCCTGTAGATACTCCCAATAGCCACCCTGGTAGTCTTTAGCGTAACGATTAAGAAAGGACTGAATGAAGTGATCAGCGCTGAAAAAGGCGTTGTGAAAGGCTGCTGGCATGAAGTTCATGCGGGCGTTTTCAGAAATGTAGCGAGCGGTGATTTCGATAGTTTCCATGATACTTCCTCTTTAAGCCGATACCGGCAATGGTTAAGTGGCAGGCACATCACCTGCCACGTTTTAAATTATCGAATAAAGGTGCGCATAAGTCAATATTTGTACGAATTATATTTACACATATTGCTTAATTGTCTTGCGTGGCCATCACGTTATACCCCTTCTGCAATGAACTTTTTAAAGGCCCGCAGCGTCCCCACAATACGCGACCGGGTTTGCTCGTCGCCGTCGCGCAGCTGCTCCAGTTTCTCAACGACCGCTATTTGTGGCAGGCCGGTTTCCTCTTTGAGCTTCACGATCCCCGCATTGAATTTCAGCAACGTTGTATCCGGGACTTCATCGCCCAGGTAAGGGCGCAGCCACGCGCATTCTGCGAACGGGTCAACCAGCCGCTGTAACTCAATAGCCGTTGCTTCCAGCGCGCGGCGGTCGGTTCTGATGGTGCCGGTTTGCGGATCTACACAAATGTCATGCCAGTTTTCATGCACAAAGCTGTCTCTGTAGTGAAAACCGTTCTCGCCCTGTTCGGCGCAGGCCAGGAGACTGACAATTGAATCCAGCGGCCGCGTTTGCAGCATCCGGGCCGTCGCCATCCCCATAGCATTAACCATGATCCCATGAAGCCCCAGCGCTTCCTGGCGGTATTCGGCGGCAATATCATCCTGCGCTATATCCAGCCAGCGCATGGCGCCTGACCAGGCAGACCATAGCTTTTCGGCCGCGTCGCGCTGCTGAAGCGTAGGCTCGCTACTGGCGCGCAGGCTGAGCATCTTTTTGGTGGCATCATTAAGCGCCTTAAAACTGATAAGGCGTGAGCTTTTCGCGGGAACGGCGTTATGTTCAAAATCGACCGCCCCTGCAAGGCCGGAAACATTTTGCGCCAGGTACATCGCCAGCTGGTTAACCGGGTCGTTGTTGTTGTAAGCCATGCTGATCGCTGCTGCTGGTTTGCTGGCGTTGTTGTTAATGTCAGCAAAAAACTGCTGGCGCATTTCAAGCGGCAGGCCAACCGTCAACAACAGGCTGATAGTGTCGCCGGTGTTTGCGTAGTCCCGGACAAAATCCATGATGCCCAGCGCCCTGTGCTGTCCGTCGAATAACTTCAGATCGGCTTCCATTGGGATTTTCAGGATACCCACAGATGGCGACAGTTCGCTGGGAAGGAAATCTACGGCAATATCAATATTTCCGGTGATCGAGGGCAGAATATACGGCTTTCCGCTGCCGGTGGCATCGGCAACATAATTTCTGATTTTACGCGCGCGCGTTCTGTTTGCTTCGCGCTGGCTGCGGGCCATTACATCGCCCTGATCATCCATTGCCAGAAGGCGGCGTAAAACAGCCATTGGCACTGTCAGCATGTACTGTTCAACGCCACCCTGGACGCCGCGTGTTGCCGGTAATTCGAAAAAATAGTTATCAGTATTCATTTCAGGTTCCTTCACATTTAGTTGATGCCCGGCCTTAACCGGGCGAAAAGGTTAGCGATCGAGAAGCATTTTTTTGACGTCGGCGCGCCAGTTAAGCGAATCGAAATAAACGAGAAATTCTTCATGTGAAGGAACAGCATCACGCGCAAACATAAACTGATGCGCGGAAAGCCAGCAATCGTCCTGCTCGGTGAATACCTGAATGTCCGGTGCGCCATCGGTTGAAGTGATCTCAGCGTACCAGGGGAAAACAGCACACATCATGTCCTCGTCCGGCTCGCCGCCATTCACTTCATCCTGGACGTGGAACCATACATAACCAATTGCCAGGGCAGGTTCGCCATTTTGGGCCGGTTTCAGTGAGGTCAATTCCGGGTTACTGACAAACCAGTTGAGATTAAAAAACTGGTGGGGGGTTAATAAACGCATATATCTCCTTAGCTGCCGATACCGGCAATTTTTCGGGCGGCGGTGTTGCCTCCCGATGATTTAATTATCGGTGATTATGCCTTTAAAGTCAATACAAGTACGGAATATATTTACCTGTTTTTATGCCCGTCAGGGCATGGAAGGCGACCGCGCCGGACTCCACCGGACACCGGCCGCAAATCGCCGGAAACTGCGGCGCTGACCGGCGCGCCCGGCCAACCCCCCTCCCTGCTAAGCCATAGCCCAGCTCGCCGCCACGCAGCTGCCGCACGTCCCCCACGGGGGTGCGCAGTGGGCGCCGCGCGCCTGCGCGCGGGAACGGCGGCCCGCCTGCGGGTCGCGGCGCCGTACTGCGAGTTACCGGGCGCCACGCGGCCGGTTACGGGGGACATTAAGTAAGCAGGAAGCCATCTAAACACTATATATAGCGTTCGCCGGCAGCTGAAAAAGCACTACATATAGTAGCGAAGCGGTAAAACTTGCCAACCTGACCATAACAGCGATACTGTATAAATAAACAGTGATTTGGAAGATCGCTATGAAGGTCGAAATTTTTGAAAACTCCGGCGCCTGCCGGGTACACAGCATCCCGTTTTATCTGCAAAGAATTTCTGCCGGGTTCCCCAGCCCGGCGCAGGGCTACGAAAAGCAAGAGCTAAACCTGCATGAATATTGCGTTCGCCACCCTTCGGCAACTTACTTTCTGCGGGTTTCCGGCTCGTCGATGGAAGATGGCCGTATCCACGATGGTGACGTACTGGTTGTGGATCGCTCGCTGACGGCCAGCCACGGCTCAATCGTAGTCGCCTGCATCCACAATGAATTTACCGTGAAGCGGTTATTGCTGAAGCCCAGACCCTGCCTGATGCCGATGAACAAGGATTTCCCTGTCTATTACATCGACCCGGAGAATGAGAGCGTCGAAATCTGGGGAGTGGTTACGCATTCCCTTATCGAGCATCCGGTATGTTTGCGCTGATTGATGTAAATGGCATGTACGCCAGCTGTGAGCAGGCATTTCGGCCCGATCTGGCAAACCGCGCGGTGGCCGTTTTATCCAACAACGATGGCAACATTGTGGCCCGCAATTATCTGGCGAAGAAAGCGGGCCTGAAAATGGGCGATCCGTACTTTAAAGTCAGGCCCATAATCGAGCGTCATAACGTCGCTATTTTCAGCTCGAATTACACGCTCTACGCTTCCATGTCGGCCCGGTTCGCGGCTGTGGTTGAGTCCCTTGCTACCCGCGTCGAACAATATTCTATTGACGAACTATTTGTTGACTGCAAAGGGATAGCGGCCGCAATGAGCCTTGACGCGTTCGGGCGCCAGCTGCGCGAGGAAGTCAGGCGACACACCACGCTGGTATGCGGAGTCGGTATTGCCCGCACTAAGACGCTGGCGAAGCTGTGTAACCACGCGGCAAAAACATGGCCCGCTACTGGCGGGGTGGTTGCTCTGGATGATGGCGCCAGACTGAAAAAATTAATGAGCATCCTGCCGGTGGCAGAAGTCTGGGGAGTCGGCCATCGTACAGAAAAGGCGCTCGCTACTATGGGGATCAAAACGGTGCTGGATTTAGCCAGGGCAGATACACGCCTAATCCGTAAAACGTTCGGCGTTGTGCTTGAAAGAACGGTACGGGAGCTGCGCGGCGAGGCTTGCTTCAGCTTGGAAGAAAGCCCTCCGGCGAAGCAACAGATCGTTGTTTCACGTTCATTCGGCCAACGCGTTGAAGCCCTGGCGGATATGCAGCAGGCTATCACCGGATTTGCTGCGCGCGCAGCTGAAAAACTGCGTGGTGAGCGACAATACTGCCGTGTCATAAACGTCTTTATCCGCACCAGTCCTTATTCGGTGCGTGATACACAATATGCCAACCAGGCAACCGAAAAACTGACGGTGGCAACCCAGGACAGCCGCACGATAATTCAGGCGGCACAAACCGCACTGGCGCGAATCTGGCGGGATGATATTGCGTATGCAAAAGCAGGGATCATGCTGGCAGATTTCAGCGGGAAGGAGGCCCAGCTGGATTTATTCGACTCGGCTACGCCTTCAGCTGGCAGTGAGGCGTTAATGGCTGTTCTTGACGGTATAAACCAGCGTGGAAAGAGCCAGCTGTTTTTTGCAGGCCAGGGCATAGATAACACCTTTGCTATGCGGCGTCAGATGTTGTCACCTGATTACACGACAGACTGGCGCTCGATACCGACAGCAACCATCAAATAATTACCGGCGCCGCGCGCGGGCCGGTCAACCCCTCAACCGGCCGAAACGAGTTTCGGCACGGTATCGCGGTTTTCGCTTAAAGCCGTTTCCTCTGTATAAAAGATCAGCTAAATTATGTGTATTGCACAATACATATATGGGAGGTTAACAGTGACTTTGCCTACGCCCGAAACCTACGATGAACTTCAGAAAGCCTACGATTTTTTTAATGAGAAGCTGTTCAGCAACGAGCTGCCGCCATGCCTGATAACGTTGCAGCGTGAGAAGCGAACGTATGGCTATTGTTCCTTCAAGCGCTTCGTCGGCCGCGAAAGTGGGGAAACAGTAGACGAGATCGCCATGAACCCGGTGTATTTCTCGATCAGAACGATAAAGGCCACGCTTTCAACTCTGGTGCATGAAATGGTTCACCAGTGGCAATTCCATTTTGGCGAGCCTGGCCGCCGTGGCTACCACAACAAAGAGTGGGCTGCACGGATGGAAAGAGTAGGGTTGATGCCTTCAGATACCGGCGAACCAGGAGGCAAGAAAGTGGGCCAAAGCATGACCCATTATATTATCGCCGGTGGGCCTTTCGATATGGCCTGTGATGAACTGCTGACGGGCCATTTCCGGCTTTCCTGGATGGACAGATTTCCACCTTACCAGCCTAAGCCCGGCGCTGTGTTGAGTCCCACGGGGAAAGGCTATGTTGACGACGACGAAGATGATAGCGAACACGAACTGGAGGAAGGCCGCGACCCGGTTGAACTCGACGACGAGATCATAGAAGCAATGCGATTTGTGGCGCCACCGCCAGAAGCACCAGTGAATAAAACTAACCGGGAAAAGTACAGCTGCCCGGTGTGTCATATCAACCTTTGGGGGAAACCGGGTATTGTGGTGTACTGCGGCGGGGAGCATTGCGAAAAGGCACAGCTGGTAGTTATAAAGTAAAAGCCCGTAAGGGCTTTACTTTCTTACACGTTTCTTAGCCGACTTTAAATTAGACTCTTTATAGGCTATTTCATGTTTTAGGCGATCAGCCTGAAATTTGATTAATTCCCGTATATGCAATTCGCTACTTACTCTGGGATTGTTCTTTTTGAACTCCAGTACAGTTAAATCATCAGCGGCTTTAAGCCGGGAATAAGTTTCTTTAAGCCCGGATAACTCTTTTTCTAATACCTGTATCTCATGTGGAGTATAAGAAGGGCGATATTTTGAGTAACGCGGTTCCGCCTTCTTTTTTTCCTCGTTATTAGGTAGCAGATAGGTAGCTATCAGAATAAATACTGCGCCACAAAAAACGAGTGTGGGCGCTGTAGGTAGGGAAAGCAAATAGTTTAATAATCCTGACTCTGGATTATCAGAAACGTTATTGCTGACTTGGTAAGCTGCGCTTAATGCAACAACAGCCATAAAATAGCAGAAGCTGGATAAAACACTTTTCATACTTACCTCGCTTCGTTTAATCAGGTACAGAACTAGAATTAACGCTATATTTTGCGGCTTCAGCTAAAACCTTTTTAGCCAGCTTCTCTGGTATCCAGACCTGGACTAATTGCAGAGCTTCGCCATCTTCAGTATGAAGCGTGGTGCTTTGATAAAGATCCCAGATACGTTTTGCTGTACTTGAAATATTCTGTTTGGAACGACCTACACGAGCGGCGACGTCTGTAGCCTTTTCACCTTTGACTAAAACTGAATAGCCAATATCGGTAGTAATATGCGCCAGCGATGCCATCTTAGGTAACAGCTGTTTCCATTCTGCTTCAGTAATTCTGTTTTTCTGTGCCATCTGGTTTGTCTCCAAATCGAATCGTTATAAAGAGACTACCGGTAAAAGGTGATTAAGTCAATATAAGTACGATTATTTTATACTTTAGTTTATAGGTGAGGCCCGGTGCGGCAGCAGCGCGGGCCTCGATGGAGCCGCGAAGGTGCTGGCGCCATACACGGATTAAACCATGAACCGTGAAGAACTGCGAAACTTGTTTTCGCGGTTCTGAGGGGTTGACCGAGCCGCGTAGCGGCGCTGGTAAGCAAAGACGAATCCTGACTTATTCACTGCCTGTATTGGGTAATTACAGGATATATATATACAGGAGATCGTACAGGGAAAAACTACAGGATCACCTTACAGGTTTAGGGGGGGGGTAATTTATCCTGGTTTAGGGGGGGTGATTTATCTCAGTCAGGGGGGGGGATTTATCTCAGTTAGGGGGGGGTGATTTATCTTGATGGGGGGGGGCGATTTATCTTGGATAACTTGCTGAATTA encodes:
- a CDS encoding SprT-like domain-containing protein translates to MTLPTPETYDELQKAYDFFNEKLFSNELPPCLITLQREKRTYGYCSFKRFVGRESGETVDEIAMNPVYFSIRTIKATLSTLVHEMVHQWQFHFGEPGRRGYHNKEWAARMERVGLMPSDTGEPGGKKVGQSMTHYIIAGGPFDMACDELLTGHFRLSWMDRFPPYQPKPGAVLSPTGKGYVDDDEDDSEHELEEGRDPVELDDEIIEAMRFVAPPPEAPVNKTNREKYSCPVCHINLWGKPGIVVYCGGEHCEKAQLVVIK
- a CDS encoding TrfB-related DNA-binding protein, with translation MAQKNRITEAEWKQLLPKMASLAHITTDIGYSVLVKGEKATDVAARVGRSKQNISSTAKRIWDLYQSTTLHTEDGEALQLVQVWIPEKLAKKVLAEAAKYSVNSSSVPD